In the genome of Aureimonas sp. OT7, one region contains:
- a CDS encoding GMC family oxidoreductase, translating into MIHDDFDGLGTSFSGVCIVGAGPVGITLAVELERLKIPVLLLESGGHRQSGSIQALAEADFATPDRHDDMSVATARALGGTSNLWGARCVIYDPVDFIPRPGLVNASWPISYDEIFPHYARACQIADAGDVVYSAPIPGLTCPDDSFTFDTLERWANEQKLHVTHRKLLARSPLIDVRLRCVVTDIGVSPDGRVRDVEIVRADGEERRRLGVDRLVIAAGGLESARLLLATQRRHANLFGGPDGPLGRYYMGHLIGEIADITMATGDIDKAFDFFVHDSGSYVRRRFVPSMETQLREGVLNTALWPVVPPVADPRHGSPILSLVYLVMALGPVGRLVVAEAIRRRHIPDAPREIKAHLQNVLKGAPEAMAQAAGFLMRRYGRRERLPGLFVHNRNRRYGLSYHSEHSPDPLSRVWLTDKTDALGLPRLEIDLRFPRSDAQSVVKVHDLFENWLETTGFGRIDYRMPREERVASVMAQARHGTHQIGMIRMGANAREGVVDGNLRSFDLPNLFVTSTAVLPTSGQANPTLTAMALAVRLAGRLSAESEGKVTPFRKVNMRGSVAA; encoded by the coding sequence ATGATCCACGATGATTTCGATGGCCTTGGGACATCCTTTTCCGGCGTTTGCATCGTCGGGGCCGGACCTGTCGGCATTACTTTGGCAGTCGAGCTTGAGCGACTGAAAATTCCTGTCCTGCTGCTGGAGTCGGGCGGCCACCGCCAGTCCGGTTCCATCCAGGCGCTGGCCGAAGCGGACTTCGCGACGCCGGACCGGCACGACGACATGAGCGTGGCGACGGCGCGAGCGCTTGGCGGCACATCCAACCTTTGGGGTGCCCGCTGCGTCATCTACGATCCAGTCGACTTCATTCCGAGGCCGGGGCTGGTGAATGCGAGCTGGCCTATCTCCTATGACGAGATATTCCCCCATTATGCACGGGCATGCCAGATCGCCGATGCGGGCGACGTCGTCTATAGCGCGCCAATTCCCGGCCTGACCTGCCCGGATGACAGTTTCACCTTCGATACGCTGGAGCGCTGGGCCAACGAGCAGAAGCTTCATGTCACCCATCGCAAGCTGCTGGCGCGCAGCCCGCTGATCGACGTCCGGCTGCGCTGCGTCGTCACCGATATCGGCGTTTCGCCCGATGGGCGGGTTCGCGACGTGGAGATCGTGCGGGCCGACGGCGAGGAGCGACGACGCCTTGGCGTGGACAGGCTCGTCATCGCGGCCGGGGGGCTGGAAAGCGCCAGGCTTCTGCTGGCGACGCAGCGCCGCCATGCAAACCTGTTCGGCGGGCCGGACGGCCCTCTCGGCCGCTACTACATGGGGCATCTGATCGGCGAGATCGCCGACATCACCATGGCAACCGGCGATATCGACAAGGCCTTCGACTTCTTCGTTCACGACAGCGGCTCCTATGTCCGCCGTCGCTTCGTGCCCAGCATGGAAACCCAGCTACGCGAGGGCGTTCTGAACACCGCGCTGTGGCCGGTCGTGCCGCCCGTCGCGGATCCGCGGCATGGCAGCCCCATCCTGTCGCTCGTCTACCTGGTGATGGCGCTGGGGCCTGTCGGGCGTCTCGTCGTCGCGGAGGCGATCCGGCGCCGGCACATTCCCGATGCCCCGCGCGAGATCAAGGCGCATCTGCAGAACGTGCTGAAGGGCGCGCCCGAAGCGATGGCCCAGGCGGCCGGATTCCTGATGCGCCGCTATGGCCGGCGCGAGCGCCTGCCGGGCCTGTTCGTGCACAATCGCAATCGCCGCTACGGCCTGTCCTATCATTCGGAACACAGCCCCGATCCGCTCAGCCGGGTCTGGCTGACCGACAAGACCGATGCGCTCGGACTGCCGAGACTTGAGATCGACCTGCGTTTTCCCCGCTCGGACGCTCAATCCGTGGTCAAGGTGCACGACCTGTTCGAGAACTGGCTGGAGACGACGGGCTTCGGACGGATCGATTATCGCATGCCGCGCGAAGAGCGGGTGGCCTCGGTGATGGCGCAGGCACGGCACGGCACGCATCAGATCGGCATGATCCGCATGGGCGCCAACGCCCGCGAAGGTGTCGTCGACGGCAATCTGCGCAGCTTCGACCTGCCAAACCTGTTCGTCACCAGCACGGCGGTACTGCCGACCTCGGGCCAGGCCAACCCCACCTTGACCGCCATGGCCCTGGCCGTACGCCTCGCCGGCCGCCTGTCGGCGGAAAGCGAAGGCAAGGTTACGCCATTTCGCAAGGTGAACATGCGCGGCAGCGTTGCGGCGTAA
- a CDS encoding UDP-2,3-diacylglucosamine diphosphatase: MDSISDVPGGTVAPATIARQFRTLFISDVHLGSKAAQADLLVDFMRFHTAPTIYLVGDIVDGWRLRRSWHWPASHNDVVQKLLRQARKGSRIIYIPGNHDEFLRPFPGQHFGGIEVRVDDVFEAADGRRYLVIHGDEFDVVVRNARLIAYLGDWAYDAAIAVNHVFNRMRRWAGFPYWSLSSWAKLKVKNAVNFIGAFEDALAGEALRRGCQGVICGHIHHAAIAERAGIAYINTGDWVESCTAIGERFDGTFEMIRWTGHGLQGVAGHEHEAEPVAA, translated from the coding sequence ATGGACTCCATCTCGGACGTGCCTGGCGGCACCGTCGCCCCCGCTACCATCGCGCGGCAGTTCCGAACGCTGTTCATTTCCGACGTCCATCTCGGCTCGAAGGCCGCGCAGGCCGACCTGCTGGTAGACTTCATGCGCTTCCATACCGCGCCGACCATCTACCTGGTGGGCGATATCGTCGATGGATGGCGTCTGCGCCGCAGCTGGCACTGGCCGGCCTCGCACAACGATGTGGTGCAGAAGCTGTTGCGGCAGGCGCGCAAGGGCAGCCGCATCATCTACATACCGGGCAATCACGACGAGTTCCTGCGACCGTTTCCCGGCCAGCATTTCGGCGGAATCGAGGTGCGCGTCGACGACGTGTTCGAAGCGGCGGACGGGCGCCGATACCTGGTCATCCATGGCGACGAATTCGACGTCGTGGTGCGCAATGCGCGCCTGATCGCCTATCTCGGCGACTGGGCATATGACGCGGCAATCGCCGTCAACCACGTCTTCAACCGCATGCGGCGCTGGGCCGGCTTCCCTTACTGGTCGTTATCGTCCTGGGCCAAGCTGAAGGTCAAGAACGCCGTCAACTTCATCGGCGCCTTCGAGGATGCGCTGGCCGGCGAGGCGCTGCGGCGTGGATGCCAGGGCGTGATCTGCGGCCACATCCATCATGCGGCCATCGCGGAGCGTGCCGGCATCGCCTACATCAATACCGGCGATTGGGTTGAAAGCTGCACGGCCATCGGAGAGCGGTTCGACGGCACTTTCGAGATGATCCGCTGGACCGGCCATGGCCTTCAGGGTGTTGCCGGGCACGAGCACGAAGCCGAGCCCGTCGCGGCCTGA
- a CDS encoding glycosyltransferase family 4 protein — MQVAYLINQYPKTSHSFIRREILALEAAGQTVVRTAMRGWDADLVDPDDRAEQQRTYYLLKDGARPLAAAMMRLAVKRPKKFGQAISLTVAMMRRSDRAAALHAITLAEACLLVEYLEKSGVTHIHAHFGTNSAEVAMLASCLSDIPYSFTVHGPDEFDAPRFMKLGEKVARARFVAAISHFCASQIFRWAAFEDWGKVRIVRCGLDPDYFLDNPPPPSHPRRLVCVGRLGGQKGHWILVQAAGLLHRQGVDFELVLVGDGELRSEIDGLIRSEGLESVVRITGWASGEEVRAQLLAARAMILTSFAEGLPVVIMESYALGRPVLATEIAAIPELVKEGETGWLFGAGSVEEAADAMRRCLETPDVACEDMGRRGQALVRQRHDLSREAGYLAELFRA; from the coding sequence ATGCAGGTCGCGTATCTCATCAATCAATATCCCAAGACGAGCCACAGCTTCATCCGTCGCGAGATCCTGGCACTGGAAGCCGCTGGCCAGACGGTGGTGCGAACCGCGATGCGTGGATGGGACGCCGACCTTGTCGATCCGGACGACAGGGCGGAGCAGCAACGGACCTATTACCTGTTGAAGGACGGGGCGCGCCCGCTGGCCGCCGCGATGATGCGGCTGGCCGTCAAGCGGCCGAAAAAGTTTGGACAGGCGATCAGTTTGACGGTGGCCATGATGCGGCGCAGCGACCGGGCCGCCGCACTCCATGCCATCACCCTGGCCGAGGCGTGCCTGCTCGTCGAGTATCTTGAAAAGTCCGGGGTAACGCATATCCATGCCCATTTCGGGACCAACTCGGCGGAAGTCGCCATGCTGGCATCCTGCCTGTCGGATATTCCGTACAGCTTCACCGTCCACGGGCCGGACGAGTTCGATGCGCCGCGCTTCATGAAACTCGGGGAAAAGGTGGCGCGCGCCCGCTTCGTCGCGGCGATCAGCCATTTCTGCGCCAGCCAGATATTCCGCTGGGCCGCCTTCGAGGACTGGGGCAAGGTACGGATCGTTCGCTGCGGACTCGACCCGGACTATTTCCTCGACAATCCACCGCCGCCCTCCCATCCGAGGCGCCTGGTCTGCGTCGGGCGGCTCGGCGGGCAGAAGGGCCACTGGATCCTGGTGCAGGCGGCCGGCCTCCTGCACCGCCAGGGCGTCGATTTCGAGCTGGTTCTCGTCGGCGACGGCGAGTTGCGAAGCGAGATCGACGGTCTGATCCGGTCGGAGGGGCTGGAGAGCGTGGTGCGCATAACCGGCTGGGCCAGCGGCGAGGAGGTGCGCGCGCAGCTTCTGGCGGCGCGCGCTATGATCCTGACGAGCTTTGCCGAGGGCCTCCCGGTGGTCATCATGGAATCCTATGCGCTCGGGCGGCCCGTGCTGGCCACCGAAATCGCGGCCATCCCCGAACTCGTCAAGGAAGGGGAAACGGGCTGGCTCTTCGGCGCCGGCTCCGTGGAAGAGGCCGCCGATGCGATGCGCCGCTGCCTCGAAACGCCGGATGTCGCGTGCGAGGACATGGGCCGGCGCGGACAGGCGCTGGTCCGCCAGCGCCATGACCTGTCGCGCGAGGCCGGTTACCTCGCCGAGCTGTTCAGGGCGTAG
- a CDS encoding type I polyketide synthase, whose protein sequence is MANETISPNDIAIVGMALRVPGARNVGEFWDNLCNGVESIRTLSHDELIEAGESPDRIHHPNYVPRAADLDDMEQFDADFFGLSPKEAAIMDPQHRQFLECAWEAMEDAGRTPDATAGPVGVFAGCGMGSYFYFNVCSNRQLVEDTGMFLLRHTGNDKDFLSTRASFTFDLRGPSVNVQTACSTSLVGVHYACQSLMSGECDMALAGGVTIELPHRRGYTFQDGEILSPDGHCRAFDHRAAGTVFGSGVAIVALRRLSDAIADGDVIHAVIKASAINNDGGTKAGYLAPSVSGQAEAIVEAQVLSGLDVDTIGYVECHGTGTYLGDPIEVEALTQAFRQGTDKTGFCRIGSVKTNIGHLDTAAGVVGLIKAALVVKHAMVPPSLNYEKPNPSIPFADSPFVVNDRLNAWTDLGAPRRAAVNSLGVGGTNAHVILEQAPTGYGGGRQDTADNDNAPRLLLFSARNRKALDGAVARLSARLKEDASLSLADTAFTLATGRKTFEHRRVVAVRGRGDAIEVLGDAETRRAFTHTALDAPTGAVFLFPGGGAQHTGMAARLYAEDTAFRATVEEGLAALAPEAAREIRAAWLEAPAGDTKAAETLLKPSVQLPAILIIEIAVGRHLMAHGIQPQALIGHSMGENAAACLAGVFSFADAVRLVRLRGELFDTIAPGGMLSVPMDPAALKARLPEALDLASVNAPQFCVVSGLNEDLEAFRQSLAADGIDATRVPIDIAAHSRMLDAILPRFEAFLRTIRLGAPRIPIVSNLTGTWLTDTEATDPLYWCRHLRSTVQFALGMGLLAQDKARIYVEVGPGRALSSLAKAQGSIDANQIVNALPHADEKGDDRLSLMAAMGRLWATGLSGDFDRLWTQPGARRVSLPTYAFQHRRYFIEAAAREQQGSDAPALVRQEDLSQWGYRPVWKRSVADIESDGELAKRFWLVFEDEAGVGAEITGRLRALGHRVATVRQGDNFGKRGPDSYVLCPEGDRSGYDALFSGLAADGELPTEIIHLWLLTQGEKHRPGSSFFHRNQECGFYSLLHLSQAMADAGIAAPLHLTVATNGMQRVGDEALPYPDKATVLGPCQVLPKEMPGVTVRVVDFDLPRAPSGTEKRHGLFVRAKTKAVPASGTTPDDLWNELLGAPASEIVAWRKGLRWSRGHAALKLPETGEVPYRTGGVYLFTGGHGDLALALARQLVERHAARIALVGRRALPAREEWPSLKHALPRGDRLRRLIEAVEAMEAAGGDVLCLSADVGNQEAMTAAVEETRRAFGRIDGVFHAAGLVKDDLIPLKTHMDIEEVFSPKVLGTNVLADVLDREALDFLVLFSSTSTDTAPAGQVDYVAANAYLNAFAEAERGRANRKTVAVHWGIWDETGLAARAMGRARADGGGQPVRHGPFFERWEADADGVDWLERTVSPERDWLLSEHRLTSGTALLPGTGYIELIVEAAREYGLPSQLTISDLVFLRPLDVGDGEEKTVRTRLEKRKDGWRVTILAASAGTAWQRHAEASLSFGDGKAGILDVRSVFERCPDRRAAPEGGSLVAAQEGHVRFGPRWRVLKQLGLGQGEALAELTLAPEAGTDAMLLHPALMDIATGCAMELIPGYGETDVLWAPASYGSIEVHAALPRQIYSHLRLADANDLGEGYAAFDVTLAGPDGVAVVEIERFIIKRLASDTGFAGGEAPAPLVPATAPSLSPAVAALAAQVAQGIRPAEGFELLQRALATQESQPIISSIDLHALIARAAQPAAEPARPAQLFERPASERDYVAPRNSVERRLAAFWRELLGIEEIGVDDSFFDMGGHSLIAVRLFRMIRQEYGVDFPISVLFEAPTIAACARLIAERTGISDEGQEAAATPGAGTAAAARMTHLVPMHPGRDSKATPFFLCAGMFGNILNLRHLALHLGADRPVYGLQARGLYGMEAPHETFEAAAADILAEIRMVQPHGPYLLGGFSGGGITAFEIARQLTEAGETVERLIMLDTPLPTQPAISQLDRFDMKLQDIRRNKLSFVSQWWRNRMLWEKEKRERESAAAGETGGEQFHNHNIEAAFRRALELYNVRPYGGTVHLFRPVPEVVYRLRDGRRLQEGRTIVLDDNGWTPHVDELVVSIVPGDHDGMVLEPCVRVLAQRMRQCLAEAEAARGGDDGMLMAAE, encoded by the coding sequence ATGGCCAACGAGACGATTTCACCCAACGACATTGCCATCGTCGGCATGGCGCTGCGCGTACCCGGCGCCAGGAACGTGGGAGAGTTCTGGGACAATCTCTGCAACGGGGTGGAATCGATCCGCACCCTCAGCCATGACGAGCTGATCGAGGCAGGAGAATCGCCCGACCGGATTCACCATCCCAATTATGTGCCCCGCGCCGCCGATCTCGACGATATGGAGCAGTTCGACGCGGACTTCTTCGGGCTCAGCCCCAAGGAAGCAGCCATCATGGACCCGCAGCACCGCCAGTTCCTGGAGTGCGCGTGGGAGGCGATGGAGGATGCCGGGCGCACGCCCGACGCCACCGCCGGTCCGGTCGGCGTCTTTGCCGGCTGCGGCATGGGCAGCTACTTCTACTTCAATGTCTGCAGCAACCGGCAGCTGGTGGAAGACACCGGCATGTTCCTCCTGCGTCACACCGGCAACGACAAGGACTTCCTGTCCACCCGCGCATCCTTCACCTTCGATCTGCGCGGCCCCAGCGTGAATGTGCAGACGGCCTGCTCCACCTCGCTCGTCGGCGTACACTATGCCTGCCAGAGCCTGATGAGCGGCGAGTGCGACATGGCGCTGGCCGGCGGCGTGACGATCGAGCTGCCGCACCGGCGCGGCTATACATTCCAGGACGGCGAGATCCTGTCGCCCGATGGCCATTGCCGCGCCTTCGACCATCGCGCCGCGGGCACGGTGTTCGGCAGCGGCGTCGCCATCGTCGCGCTGCGGCGCCTGTCCGACGCCATCGCGGACGGCGACGTCATCCATGCGGTCATCAAGGCCAGCGCCATCAACAATGACGGCGGCACCAAGGCCGGCTACCTGGCCCCCAGCGTATCCGGCCAGGCCGAGGCCATTGTGGAAGCACAGGTTCTGTCGGGGCTGGATGTCGACACGATCGGCTATGTCGAATGCCATGGCACCGGCACCTATCTCGGCGATCCGATCGAGGTGGAGGCGCTGACGCAGGCCTTCCGCCAGGGCACCGACAAAACCGGTTTTTGCCGCATCGGCTCGGTGAAGACCAATATCGGCCATCTCGATACGGCGGCCGGCGTCGTCGGCCTCATCAAGGCCGCCCTGGTCGTCAAGCACGCCATGGTGCCGCCCAGCCTCAACTACGAAAAGCCCAACCCGTCCATTCCCTTCGCCGACAGCCCCTTCGTCGTCAACGACCGGCTGAATGCGTGGACCGATCTGGGTGCCCCCCGGCGCGCCGCCGTCAACTCGCTCGGCGTCGGCGGCACCAACGCCCACGTCATCCTGGAGCAGGCCCCCACCGGCTACGGCGGCGGCCGTCAGGACACTGCCGATAACGACAACGCCCCGCGCCTTCTGCTCTTTTCCGCCCGTAACCGCAAGGCGCTCGATGGTGCCGTCGCACGTTTGTCGGCGCGGCTGAAGGAGGATGCCTCGCTGAGCCTTGCGGACACGGCCTTCACCCTGGCCACCGGCCGCAAGACGTTCGAGCATCGGCGCGTGGTGGCCGTGCGCGGACGCGGCGACGCCATCGAGGTGCTGGGCGATGCCGAAACGCGCCGCGCCTTCACGCATACGGCGCTGGACGCCCCCACCGGCGCGGTCTTCCTGTTCCCCGGCGGCGGCGCGCAGCATACCGGCATGGCGGCGCGCCTTTATGCCGAGGACACGGCTTTCCGCGCCACGGTCGAGGAAGGGCTTGCCGCCCTTGCTCCGGAAGCCGCGCGCGAGATCCGCGCCGCATGGCTTGAGGCGCCTGCCGGCGATACGAAGGCGGCAGAGACGCTTCTGAAACCATCGGTCCAGCTTCCCGCCATCCTTATCATCGAAATCGCCGTCGGCCGGCATTTGATGGCGCATGGCATTCAGCCGCAGGCGCTGATCGGCCATTCGATGGGCGAGAACGCGGCGGCCTGCCTTGCCGGCGTCTTTTCCTTTGCCGATGCCGTGCGCCTGGTGCGGCTGCGCGGCGAACTGTTCGACACCATCGCGCCCGGCGGCATGCTCAGCGTGCCGATGGATCCGGCGGCCCTGAAGGCGCGCCTGCCCGAGGCGCTCGACCTCGCCTCGGTCAACGCACCGCAGTTCTGCGTCGTATCGGGCCTCAACGAGGACCTGGAGGCGTTCCGCCAGTCGCTGGCTGCCGACGGGATCGACGCGACGCGCGTTCCCATCGACATCGCCGCCCATTCCCGGATGCTGGACGCTATCCTGCCGCGCTTCGAGGCCTTCCTGCGGACGATCCGCCTTGGCGCGCCGCGCATCCCCATCGTCTCCAACCTGACCGGAACGTGGCTGACGGACACGGAAGCCACCGACCCGCTCTACTGGTGCCGACATCTGCGCTCCACGGTGCAGTTTGCGCTGGGCATGGGGCTTCTGGCGCAGGACAAGGCCCGCATCTACGTCGAGGTCGGCCCGGGCCGCGCCCTGTCGTCGCTTGCCAAGGCGCAAGGGTCGATCGACGCCAACCAGATCGTCAACGCCCTCCCCCATGCCGACGAGAAGGGCGACGACCGGCTGAGCCTGATGGCCGCGATGGGCCGCCTCTGGGCAACGGGCCTTTCCGGCGACTTCGACCGTCTGTGGACCCAGCCGGGCGCCCGCCGCGTCTCGCTGCCGACCTACGCCTTCCAGCATCGCCGCTACTTCATCGAGGCAGCCGCCCGCGAGCAGCAGGGCTCCGATGCGCCGGCGCTGGTGCGCCAGGAAGACCTGTCGCAATGGGGTTACCGCCCGGTCTGGAAGCGTTCCGTCGCCGATATCGAAAGCGATGGCGAGTTGGCAAAGCGGTTCTGGCTCGTCTTCGAGGACGAAGCCGGCGTCGGCGCCGAGATCACCGGGCGCCTGCGCGCACTCGGACACCGGGTGGCCACGGTGCGGCAGGGCGATAATTTCGGCAAACGTGGCCCGGACTCCTACGTCCTGTGCCCGGAAGGCGACCGGTCGGGCTACGACGCCCTGTTCAGCGGGCTTGCCGCCGACGGCGAACTGCCGACCGAGATCATCCATCTGTGGCTGCTGACGCAGGGCGAAAAGCACCGCCCAGGCTCCAGTTTCTTCCACCGCAACCAGGAATGCGGCTTCTACAGCCTGCTGCATCTGTCGCAGGCGATGGCCGACGCCGGCATCGCCGCCCCGCTGCACCTGACGGTCGCCACCAACGGCATGCAGCGCGTGGGCGACGAGGCACTGCCTTATCCGGACAAGGCCACCGTTCTCGGCCCCTGCCAGGTCCTGCCGAAGGAAATGCCGGGCGTCACCGTCCGCGTCGTCGACTTCGACCTGCCGCGCGCCCCTTCCGGCACCGAAAAGCGCCATGGCCTGTTCGTCCGGGCCAAGACCAAGGCCGTACCTGCATCAGGCACGACACCGGACGATCTCTGGAACGAGCTTCTGGGCGCACCGGCATCGGAAATCGTGGCATGGCGCAAGGGCCTGCGCTGGAGCCGCGGCCATGCGGCGCTGAAGCTGCCCGAGACGGGCGAGGTGCCCTATCGCACCGGCGGCGTCTATCTGTTCACCGGCGGCCATGGCGACCTGGCCCTGGCACTGGCCCGCCAGCTTGTCGAGCGGCACGCGGCGCGTATTGCGCTCGTCGGCCGCCGCGCCCTGCCCGCCCGGGAAGAATGGCCGAGCCTGAAGCACGCTTTGCCCCGGGGCGATCGCCTGCGCAGGCTGATCGAAGCCGTCGAGGCCATGGAGGCCGCGGGCGGAGACGTCCTGTGCCTGTCCGCGGATGTCGGCAACCAGGAAGCGATGACCGCGGCCGTCGAAGAGACCCGCCGCGCCTTCGGGCGCATCGACGGGGTGTTCCATGCCGCCGGCCTCGTCAAGGATGACCTGATCCCGCTGAAGACGCATATGGACATCGAGGAAGTGTTCAGCCCGAAGGTGCTGGGCACCAATGTCCTGGCCGACGTGCTGGACCGCGAGGCACTGGACTTCCTTGTCCTCTTCTCTTCCACCAGCACCGATACGGCCCCGGCCGGACAGGTGGATTACGTTGCCGCCAACGCCTACCTGAACGCCTTTGCCGAGGCCGAGCGCGGCCGCGCCAACCGCAAGACGGTGGCCGTGCACTGGGGCATCTGGGACGAGACCGGCCTGGCGGCGCGCGCCATGGGCCGCGCCCGCGCCGACGGCGGCGGCCAGCCGGTGCGCCACGGCCCGTTCTTCGAGCGGTGGGAAGCCGACGCCGACGGCGTCGACTGGCTGGAGCGGACAGTCTCGCCCGAGCGCGACTGGCTGTTGTCCGAGCATCGGCTGACATCCGGCACGGCGCTTCTGCCGGGCACCGGCTACATCGAACTCATCGTGGAGGCGGCGCGCGAATATGGCCTGCCGTCGCAGCTGACCATATCGGACCTCGTCTTCCTGCGGCCGCTCGACGTGGGCGATGGTGAAGAGAAGACCGTTCGCACCCGTCTGGAAAAGCGCAAGGACGGCTGGCGCGTCACCATCCTGGCGGCGAGTGCCGGAACCGCCTGGCAGCGCCACGCGGAGGCATCGTTGAGCTTCGGCGACGGAAAGGCCGGGATTCTCGACGTTCGCTCCGTCTTCGAGCGCTGCCCGGACCGGCGTGCCGCGCCGGAGGGTGGCTCGCTGGTCGCCGCGCAGGAAGGCCATGTCCGCTTCGGCCCGCGCTGGCGGGTGCTCAAGCAGCTTGGCCTCGGCCAGGGTGAAGCCCTGGCAGAGCTGACGCTGGCGCCCGAAGCCGGCACCGACGCCATGCTGCTGCATCCGGCCCTGATGGACATCGCCACGGGCTGCGCGATGGAGCTGATCCCCGGCTACGGGGAAACGGATGTGCTGTGGGCGCCTGCGTCCTATGGCAGCATCGAGGTTCACGCGGCCCTGCCACGCCAGATCTACAGCCACCTGCGCCTGGCCGACGCCAACGACCTCGGCGAGGGTTATGCCGCCTTCGACGTGACGCTGGCTGGCCCCGACGGCGTCGCCGTCGTGGAAATCGAGCGCTTCATCATCAAGCGCCTCGCCAGCGATACCGGCTTTGCGGGTGGCGAAGCGCCCGCCCCGCTGGTTCCGGCGACGGCCCCATCCCTGTCACCGGCCGTGGCGGCGCTTGCCGCGCAGGTGGCGCAGGGCATTCGGCCAGCGGAAGGGTTCGAGCTTCTGCAAAGGGCACTGGCAACCCAGGAAAGCCAGCCGATCATCTCGTCGATCGACCTGCACGCGCTGATCGCCCGGGCGGCGCAGCCTGCGGCGGAACCGGCCCGTCCGGCACAGCTGTTCGAGCGTCCCGCCTCCGAGCGCGACTACGTCGCGCCGCGCAATTCGGTGGAACGTCGCCTTGCGGCCTTCTGGCGCGAGTTGCTGGGCATCGAGGAGATCGGCGTCGACGACAGTTTCTTCGACATGGGTGGCCATTCCCTGATCGCGGTGCGCCTGTTCCGCATGATCCGCCAGGAATACGGCGTCGACTTCCCCATCTCGGTCCTGTTCGAGGCGCCGACCATCGCGGCCTGCGCGCGGTTGATCGCCGAAAGGACGGGCATCTCCGACGAGGGCCAGGAAGCCGCCGCAACGCCGGGCGCGGGCACGGCGGCAGCCGCCCGCATGACGCATCTGGTGCCCATGCATCCCGGACGCGATTCCAAGGCGACGCCCTTCTTCCTGTGCGCCGGCATGTTCGGCAACATACTCAACCTGCGCCACTTGGCATTGCACCTGGGCGCCGACCGGCCGGTCTACGGACTGCAGGCGCGCGGACTTTACGGGATGGAGGCCCCCCACGAGACGTTCGAGGCGGCGGCCGCCGACATACTGGCGGAAATCCGCATGGTGCAGCCGCATGGACCCTACCTTCTGGGCGGCTTCTCGGGCGGCGGCATCACCGCCTTCGAGATCGCGCGGCAGTTGACGGAAGCCGGAGAGACCGTCGAGCGCCTCATCATGCTGGATACGCCGTTGCCGACGCAGCCGGCGATCAGCCAGCTCGACCGCTTCGACATGAAGCTGCAGGATATCCGGCGCAACAAGCTGTCCTTCGTCTCGCAATGGTGGCGCAACCGCATGCTGTGGGAGAAGGAAAAGCGCGAGCGCGAATCCGCCGCCGCGGGTGAAACTGGTGGCGAGCAGTTCCACAACCATAATATCGAGGCGGCCTTCCGCCGTGCGCTCGAGTTGTACAATGTGCGGCCCTATGGCGGGACGGTGCACCTGTTCCGCCCTGTCCCGGAGGTCGTCTACCGCCTGCGCGACGGCCGCCGTCTGCAGGAGGGCCGGACGATCGTCCTGGACGACAATGGCTGGACCCCGCATGTCGACGAGCTGGTCGTCTCCATCGTCCCGGGAGACCATGATGGAATGGTGCTGGAGCCCTGCGTGCGCGTCCTGGCGCAGCGCATGCGCCAGTGCCTGGCGGAAGCCGAGGCGGCGCGCGGCGGCGATGACGGGATGCTGATGGCGGCGGAGTAA